Within Limisalsivibrio acetivorans, the genomic segment TTTGAGAAGCTGGTGGAGATCTTTGTAAGCATGGACACAATGTACGACTATATCCTCTTCGATACCGGTGCAGGCATCTCCGATACCGTGACCCGTTTCGCCGCCATTGCGGATAACGTAATCGTTATGACCCAGCCCGAACCTACAGCTATAACCGATGCCTATGCATTCATGAAGGTTGTGCACTTTGAGCACGGGGTTGATAAGGTTCAGTTTGTTCTGAACCGGGTGGAGGATGTTCCCGGTGTTAAGAGTATTTACATGAGCATGAAGAACGTTGCGATGAAGTTTCTCAACATAGACCTTGAGCTTCTGGGTCACCTGCGTGAGGATAAGCAGTTGATAAGCGCTGTGCGTCAGCAGAAACCTGTTTCAGAAGTAAGCCCCAACGGTAGTTACTCCCGGGATATCTACAATATCGCCCGAAAGATCGTCGGCCTCCCCAAAGAAAAGGAGAAGCCGGGGCTCTACGGTATACTTAAGGGGGTCTTTAAATGAATTTTCTGCATAAGGAATTTGCTCTCTTTCTCGCCTCCGGTGCGTTTATGGCTTCCTTTGTTTACAAGGTGTTTCTGCTTGAGGTAAAATTGACTTATGTCGCCAGGGACTTTATAATGTTTTTCGTTATATATTTTGTTGCCGAAAAATTATTCCTCCTTATCGACAAAATAATTATTAATTACAGGAAGATACTTTGATGCACTATGACACAGGGGCTGTCAACAGGTTTACAGATGAGGAACGGGAAGCGATCCTTAAGGAGTTTATGCCCAGAATAAAGTCCTGGGTTATCCGTATGTGCAGCACCCTTCCCGATACCGTAGAGGTCGATGACCTATATTCCTCGGCATGCCTCGGGCTCATAGAAAGTATGGATCGATTCGATAAGGACAGGAACGTAAACTTCTATACGTATGCAGAAAGAAGGATCAAGGGCTCTATCCTTGATACACTGCGAAGCCTGGATTTTCTTCCCAGAAATGTAAGGACAAGGCTCAAGCAGCTGGAGGCCTTTGTGGAGAAAACCTATCGTGAGCTTGGGAGCAAGCCCTCGGTGGATCAGATAGTTGAGCAGACGGATTTTACCCATGCAGAGGTGTACCGCCTCCTGGATCTACAGGACAACGACAAGCTTTTGAGCCTTGACGAAACTGTGGGTACAGAAGGGGATACAAACCTCATTGACTTTATCAAAGCCAAAGGGCTTACCCCGGAGGATGAGACGATAAAGTCAAAACTTATTG encodes:
- a CDS encoding MinD/ParA family protein: MTDQAYNLRKKAWEKKRRASYISVSSGKGGVGKTNFVVNLAYWLAKMGKKVLVFDADLGLANIDILLNLTVKSSIRKYLRGEAEMEDLLKKDVYGFDVVPAASGFAELTKLDDEEFEKLVEIFVSMDTMYDYILFDTGAGISDTVTRFAAIADNVIVMTQPEPTAITDAYAFMKVVHFEHGVDKVQFVLNRVEDVPGVKSIYMSMKNVAMKFLNIDLELLGHLREDKQLISAVRQQKPVSEVSPNGSYSRDIYNIARKIVGLPKEKEKPGLYGILKGVFK
- a CDS encoding sigma-70 family RNA polymerase sigma factor, with protein sequence MHYDTGAVNRFTDEEREAILKEFMPRIKSWVIRMCSTLPDTVEVDDLYSSACLGLIESMDRFDKDRNVNFYTYAERRIKGSILDTLRSLDFLPRNVRTRLKQLEAFVEKTYRELGSKPSVDQIVEQTDFTHAEVYRLLDLQDNDKLLSLDETVGTEGDTNLIDFIKAKGLTPEDETIKSKLIERLGGEIDSLSEKEKYVITLYYHEELTMKEIAEVLRITESRVSQIHSAAVSKLKRRLKDFYE